The Natrinema saccharevitans genome includes the window GAGACGACATGCCCCCGCATGGGCCAGTTCGTGGACGACGATCCCTGGCGCGAACAGCAACCCGACGAACGCCCAGAACGAATGGAGCCCGCTGTCCCATCGTCCACGAACGTCTCGTAAAGACATATTTTCATAGTTGAATTGAACTACAGTATATCTACCGTCTATCTCATGTGTTGTCATGTACGTATCTGCGATTTCTAGCCTAACAGCGGTATCGCTACCCGTGACGGCGCGTCTCTATCGTAATAAGCTGCCACCGCTCACAGCACGCCGAACCCGAACTCCGCCATGCCGAAGACCGGGCCCCACAGCAGGTGGAGCGCGACGCCGACGACGACCGCCGGCAGGAAGTTGTAGATCGTGGCGACGATGGCTGCTTTGGCGTCGACAGCCAGCAGCGGGAACAGGGCGTCGCCGTCCTGTGCGATCGCGTTGGCGGTCAGCGCGGAGAAGGGGAGCCCGCCCTCGGCGTAGACGCTGGCCAGCAGGATCTGCGGGCCACAGCCGGGGATCAGCCCGACCGCCGCGCCGCCGATCGGGGCCAGCACGCCGGCCGTCGCCGCGAGGGTCGCGACGTTGACCCCGCTGAAGAGGACGACGTACTCGTAGACGAGGAAGGCGACAAGCACCCAGACGGTGACGAAGCTCGTCTCCATCGCCGCGTGGGTGAGCGTGTCGTAGACCGACAGGAAGGAGTCTCGAGCCCGGGCGATCTCCCCTTCGCCGACGTAGTGGCGGCCGACCAGGTAGAGGTACAGCGACAGGACCGCGCCGGTGATCCCGACGATGGTAAAGAGGCCGTCGAAGCCGAGGCCGGTTGTGAGCGGGATTTCGGGCCCGCCGCGGAACAGATAGAGCGAGCCGAGGACGAGCCCAGCCGCGGCGGCGATCCACCACAGGACGTGCGCGAGATGGGACAGCGGGGTGAGAACCCGCGATTCGCGATCGGGACCGCTCTCGTGGGCGTGGGTCGGGGCGGGGCAGCCGTAGTCGTGGGCCGGGTTCGGCCCGACGCCGCCGTTGACGACGGTGCCGCCGTCCGGCGTCGCGGCGGGCGAGAGCCGCGCGACCGCGGCGTCGATCCGCGCGACGCCGAGGCCGTACGAATCGACGAGGTAGCCGGTCGCGACCGAGGCGGCGAACGCGATGGCATAGGAGTACAGCGCTGCTTCGGGTGCGAGCGCGAGGATGACGAACGCCGAGTCGCCCGCGGTCGCGCCCAGCGTCGCCACGACGGTCCCGAAGCTGACCGTCCCGCGGACGTACAGCGGCATCACGACGATCGCGCCGCCACAGCCCGGCGTCAGGCCGAGCAAACCGCCGAAGGCGACTTGGAGTCGCTCGTTGTCCTCGATGGCGCCGATGACGGCC containing:
- a CDS encoding putative manganese transporter; its protein translation is MNEVLTVLLESLRDGYVQVSAFVAVTVLAFGLIQYWTDGAVIGAIEDNERLQVAFGGLLGLTPGCGGAIVVMPLYVRGTVSFGTVVATLGATAGDSAFVILALAPEAALYSYAIAFAASVATGYLVDSYGLGVARIDAAVARLSPAATPDGGTVVNGGVGPNPAHDYGCPAPTHAHESGPDRESRVLTPLSHLAHVLWWIAAAAGLVLGSLYLFRGGPEIPLTTGLGFDGLFTIVGITGAVLSLYLYLVGRHYVGEGEIARARDSFLSVYDTLTHAAMETSFVTVWVLVAFLVYEYVVLFSGVNVATLAATAGVLAPIGGAAVGLIPGCGPQILLASVYAEGGLPFSALTANAIAQDGDALFPLLAVDAKAAIVATIYNFLPAVVVGVALHLLWGPVFGMAEFGFGVL